In the Neofelis nebulosa isolate mNeoNeb1 chromosome 11, mNeoNeb1.pri, whole genome shotgun sequence genome, one interval contains:
- the RNF152 gene encoding E3 ubiquitin-protein ligase RNF152, whose amino-acid sequence METLSQDSLLECQICFNYYSPRRRPKLLDCKHTCCSVCLQQMRTSQKDVRCPWCRGITKLPPGFSVSQLPDDPEVLAVIAIPHASEHTPVFIKLPSNGCYMLPLPIAKERALLPGDMGCRLLPGSQQKSVTVVTIPAEQQPLQGGAPQEAAEEEPDRRGVVKSSTWSGVCTVILVACVLVFLLGIVLHNMSCISKRFTVISCG is encoded by the coding sequence ATGGAGACGCTCTCCCAAGATTCCTTGCTGGAATGTCAGATCTGTTTCAATTACTACAGCCCCCGGCGAAGGCCCAAGTTGCTGGATTGCAAACACACCTGCTGCTCTGTGTGCCTCCAGCAGATGAGGACGAGCCAGAAGGACGTGAGGTGCCCCTGGTGCCGGGGCATCACCAAGCTGCCCCCGGGCTTCTCCGTGTCGCAGCTGCCCGACGACCCCGAGGTCCTCGCGGTCATCGCCATCCCGCACGCGTCCGAGCACACCCCGGTCTTCATCAAACTTCCCAGCAATGGGTGCTACATGCTGCCCCTGCCCATCGCCAAGGAGCGAGCGCTGCTGCCCGGAGACATGGGCTGCCGCCTGCTGCCCGGGAGCCAGCAGAAGTCCGTCACCGTGGTGACCATCCCGGCAGAACAGCAGCCCCTGCAAGGCGGGGCTCCCCAGGAGGCGGCGGAGGAGGAGCCGGACCGGCGGGGCGTGGTGAAAAGCTCCACCTGGTCCGGGGTGTGCACTGTGATCCTGGTGGCCTGCGTCCTCGTCTTCCTTCTGGGCATCGTGCTGCACAACATGTCTTGCATTTCTAAGCGCTTCACTGTGATATCCTGTGGCTGA